In Castanea sativa cultivar Marrone di Chiusa Pesio chromosome 6, ASM4071231v1, a single window of DNA contains:
- the LOC142638376 gene encoding DEAD-box ATP-dependent RNA helicase 8-like, translating into MNNNRGRYPPGMGGAGRGGGMNANPPFQSRNPQQQYVQRSMLQNQQYQHHQQQQQQHHHHQQQQHHQQQQQHHQQQQQHQQQQQQQQQQQQQQQHWLRRSQLGGVDSSVDEVEKTVQSEAVDSSSQDWKARLKIPPPDTRFRTEDVTATKGNEFEDYFLKRELLMGIYEKGFERPSPIQEESIPIALTGSDILARAKNGTGKTAAFCIPALEKIDQDNNVIQVVILVPTRELALQTSQVCKELGKHLKIQVMVTTGGTSLKDDIMRLYQPVHLLVGTPGRILDLAKKGVCILKDCSMLVMDEADKLLSPEFQPSVEQLIRFLPTSRQILMFSATFPVTVKDFKDRYLQKPYVINLMDELTLKGITQFYAFVEERQKVHCLNTLFSKLQINQSIIFCNSVNRVELLAKKITELGYSCFYIHAKMLQDHRNRVFHDFRNGACRNLVCTDLFTRGIDIQAVNVVINFDFPKNSETYLHRVGRSGRFGHLGLAVNLITYEDRFNLYRIEQELGTEIKQIPPHIDQAIYCR; encoded by the exons ATGAACAACAATAGAGGGAGGTATCCGCCGGGGATGGGCGGCGCGGGCCGAGGCGGCGGCATGAACGCGAACCCGCCGTTCCAGTCGAGGAATCCGCAGCAACAGTACGTGCAGAGGAGCATGTTGCAGAACCAGCAGTATCAGCatcaccaacaacaacaacagcagcaccatcatcatcaacagCAACAGCACCaccagcaacagcaacagcaccatcagcaacaacagcagcatcagcaacaacagcagcagcagcagcaacaacaacaacaacaacaacattggCTTAGGAGAAGCCAATTGGGCGGTGTAGATTCGAGTGTCGATGAGGTTGAGAAGACCGTGCAGTCGGAGGCCGTTGACTCGAG CTCACAAGATTGGAAGGCAAGGCTAAAGATACCACCACCTGATACACGCTTCAGAACCGAG GATGTGACAGCAACTAAGGGAAATGAATTTGAGGATTACTTTCTGAAGCGTGAGTTGCTTATGGGAATATACGAGAAGGGGTTCGAAAGGCCATCTCCTATTCAGGAAGAAAGTATTCCAATTGCTTTAACTGGGAGTGATATTCTTGCTAGAGCAAAAAATGGAACTGGGAAGACGGCTGCGTTTTGCATTCCTGCATTGGAAAAGATTGATCAAGATAACAATGTTATTCAAG TTGTTATTCTTGTTCCAACTCGAGAGTTAGCTCTTCAAACATCACAAGTGTGTAAAGAGCTTGGCAAGCATTTGAAAATCCAAGTTATGGTTACTACAGGTGGTACTAGTTTAAAGGATGACATCATGCGTTTATATCAACCAGTTCATTTACTTGTTGGAACACCAGGAAGAATCTTAGATCTTGCAAAAAAAGGTGTTTGCATTTTGAAGGACTGTTCTATGCTTGTTATGGATGAG GCTGACAAGCTTTTGTCCCCGGAATTTCAACCTTCAGTAGAGCAGCTGATTCGATTTTTGCCTACAAGTCGtcaaattttgatgttttcagCAACATTTCCTGTTACAGTCAAGGACTTTAAAGACAGATATCTTCAAAAACCTTATGTAATTAACCTTATGGATGAGCTTACTCTAAAGGGTATCACACAATTTTATGCTTTCGTTGAAGAAAGACAGAAAGTCCACTGCCTAAACACTCTGTTCTCCAAG cTGCAAATAAACCAATCAATCATCTTCTGCAATTCAGTGAATCGGGTTGAACTGTTGGCCAAGAAAATTACAGAACTTGGCTATTCTTGTTTTTATATTCATGCAAAGATGCTGCAAGACCATCGTAACAGAGTGTTTCATGATTTCCGCAATGGTGCATGCAGGAATCTTGTTTGTACTG ATCTATTTACAAGGGGAATAGATATTCAAGCGGTCAATGTTGTTATTAACTTTGATTTTCCAAAGAACTCGGAAACATATCTGCACAGG GTTGGTCGATCTGGAAGGTTTGGGCACCTTGGTTTAGCTGTGAATTTGATCACATATGAGGACCGCTTTAACTT GTACAGGATTGAGCAAGAACTTGGGACCGAGATAAAGCAAATTCCACCACATATTGATCAGGCAATTTATTGCCGATAA
- the LOC142638377 gene encoding transcription factor MYB17 produces the protein MGRAPCCDKKGLKKGPWTPEEDQILVDFIKKNGGHGSWRSLPKLAGLLRCGKSCRLRWTNYLRPDIKRGPFTQEEEKLVIQLHGILGNRWATIASQLPGRTDNEIKNLWNTHLKKRLMGMGLDPQTHELITSCSTTVKAPASPITRHMAQWESARLEAEARLSRESSLFNPIPLGKTDSDYFLRIWNSEIGQSFRKFNREDKTACQSPVSQASSSTKCGSISATTTEISPILLGSSIAGSNQNEDNECKSCKSYPEEIMVGYYTSSSDELEDSSDSALQMLLDFPINNDMSFLEEDVDKYSTPSAMLTENSFICPL, from the exons ATGGGAAGGGCACCTTGTTGTGACAAGAAGGGTTTGAAGAAAGGGCCATGGACTCCTGAGGAGGATCAGATTCTTGttgattttatcaagaaaaatggtGGGCATGGGAGCTGGAGGTCTCTCCCCAAGCTTGCAG GTCTTCTTCGCTGTGGGAAGAGTTGCCGGCTTAGGTGGACAAATTATCTTCGACCAGACATTAAACGTGGTCCCTTTACTCAAGAGGAAGAGAAGCTTGTGATACAGCTTCATGGCATTCTTGGGAACCG GTGGGCTACTATTGCTTCACAACTACCAGGTAGAACTGACAATGAGATCAAGAATTTATGGAACACACACCTGAAGAAGCGACTCATGGGCATGGGCCTTGATCCACAAACACATGAGCTCATTACCTCTTGTTCTACGACTGTAAAAGCACCTGCCTCCCCTATCACTCGCCACATGGCACAATGGGAGAGTGCTAGGCTTGAAGCTGAGGCCAGGCTTTCAAGGGAGTCATCACTCTTCAATCCAATTCCTCTGGGAAAAACCGATTCTGACTATTTTCTTCGCATTTGGAACTCAGAAATTGGACAATCATTTCGAAAGTTCAATAGGGAGGATAAAACTGCATGCCAGAGTCCAGTTTCTCAGGCATCTTCATCCACAAAATGTGGATCAATCTCAGCCACTACAACTGAGATTAGCCCCATTTTACTGGGATCCTCAATTGCAGGAAGCAATCAAAATGAAGATAATGAGTGCAAGAGTTGCAAATCCTACCCTGAAGAGATAATGGTTGGGTATTATACCTCAAGCTCTGATGAGTTAGAAGATTCATCGGACAGTGCATTACAGATGCTGTTGGATTTCCCCATTAACAATGACATGAGCTTTTTGGAAGAAGACGTAGATAAGTACTCTACGCCTTCTGCCATGTTGACAGAAAACTCATTCATCTGCCCACTCTGA
- the LOC142639188 gene encoding remorin-like: METEVMNKVEPVTTPAISEPPLASVEVPNDVAREKALVHHQEPKPDDSKAITLAEKTPEPVVKKDSKGSIDRDVALADVEKEKRLSFVKAWEESEKSKAVNKAQKKLSAVTAWENSKKASIEAELRKIEEQLEKKKADYAEKMKNKAALIHKQAEEKRAMVEARRGEELLKAEETSAKYRATGTIPKKFLGCF; encoded by the exons ATGGAGACGGAGGTGATGAACAAAGTGGAACCCGTAACAACGCCAGCCATTTCTGAGCCACCTCTGGCTTCTGTTGAGGTCCCAAACGATGTAGCTCGTGAGAAAGCTCTTGTTCATCACCAAGAACCCAAACCTGACGATTCCAAAGCTATCACCTTAGCAGAGA AGACTCCAGAACCTGTGGTGAAGAAAGATTCAAAGGGTTCAATCGATAGAG ATGTTGCTCTAGCAGATGTTGAAAAGGAGAAGAGATTATCTTTTGTCAAGGCATGGGAAGAAAGTGAAAAATCTAAGGCAGTAAACAA GGCACAGAAGAAGTTATCTGCTGTTACTGCATGGGAAAACAGCAAGAAAGCATCTATAGAAGCCGAACTAAGAAAAATTGAG GAACAAttagaaaagaagaaggcaGACTATGcagagaaaatgaagaacaaagcCGCTTTGATTCATAAGCAAGCAGAAGAAAAGAGGGCAATGGTTGAAGCTAGACGTGGGGAAGAACTTCTCAAGGCAGAGGAGACATCTGCAAAATATCGTGCAACCGGAACCATTCCAAAGAAGTTCCTCGGTTGCTTTTGA